The proteins below come from a single Iocasia fonsfrigidae genomic window:
- the upp gene encoding uracil phosphoribosyltransferase, whose translation MSNAVVIDHPLIQHKLALLRDKDTGPKEFRELANEIATLMAYEVTRDLPLKEVEIETPIKKAKFKMIEGKKLGIVPILRAGLGMLDGVLKLIPTARVGHVGLYRDPETLEAVEYYCKMPTDVSERDLIVVDPMLATGGSASAAISFVKEKDPRSIKLMCLVSAQVGIDRVKKDHPDVEIYTAAIDEKLNDHAYIVPGLGDAGDRLYGTR comes from the coding sequence ATGAGTAATGCTGTAGTAATTGACCATCCATTAATTCAACATAAATTGGCTTTATTGAGAGATAAGGATACAGGCCCCAAGGAATTCAGAGAACTGGCTAATGAAATAGCAACACTGATGGCATATGAAGTAACTCGTGACCTCCCATTAAAGGAGGTTGAGATTGAAACCCCGATTAAAAAGGCTAAATTCAAGATGATTGAGGGAAAAAAATTGGGCATTGTTCCTATTTTGCGGGCAGGCCTGGGTATGCTTGATGGTGTTTTAAAACTTATTCCTACGGCCAGGGTTGGCCATGTTGGCCTCTATCGTGACCCGGAGACACTGGAGGCAGTAGAATATTATTGTAAGATGCCTACAGATGTGAGTGAAAGGGATTTGATTGTGGTAGACCCTATGCTGGCAACAGGTGGTTCTGCTTCAGCGGCAATTAGCTTTGTGAAAGAAAAGGATCCCAGGAGTATTAAGTTAATGTGTCTGGTCTCTGCTCAGGTAGGGATAGATAGGGTGAAGAAAGACCACCCTGATGTAGAAATTTATACAGCAGCCATTGATGAAAAACTAAATGATCATGCCTATATTGTTCCAGGTCTAGGAGATGCTGGTGACAGATTATATGGCACCAGGTAA
- a CDS encoding MraY family glycosyltransferase, with the protein MQTYISVFLLALMATYILTPLTKQIALSIGAVDIPNNRRINKKAVPTLGGIAIYLGFLIPIILNMSLNKTLIGILLGGTFILLVGIIDDLYELSPAWKLIGQILAACILLFFGIKVEFITNPFGGMLYLGYWGVPLTLFWVVGITNTVNLVDGLDGLAAGISAIAAFILFLVALQEGQTFAAVLALTLASSSLGFLRFNFNPADIFMGDTGAMFLGYMLAAISVSGALKSAATVTLVVPVLALGVPIFDTIFAIIRRLHNGKPIGEADNGHIHHRLLALGMNQRQAVLSVYGISVCLGLMALIINGANLHDAFVILGIVIVVLIYGAWKLGIFSVEVPAKGNGLEKSNFQDI; encoded by the coding sequence ATGCAGACTTATATAAGTGTATTTTTATTGGCCTTAATGGCAACTTATATTCTAACACCACTTACTAAACAGATAGCCCTATCTATTGGTGCAGTAGATATCCCCAATAACAGGAGGATAAATAAAAAGGCAGTACCAACCCTGGGTGGGATTGCTATCTATCTTGGGTTTTTAATTCCAATTATATTAAATATGTCTTTGAATAAAACTCTGATAGGAATTCTGCTTGGCGGGACATTTATTTTGCTGGTTGGTATTATAGATGATCTGTATGAACTATCACCAGCATGGAAATTAATAGGACAGATTCTGGCTGCCTGTATACTCCTATTCTTTGGGATCAAGGTTGAGTTTATTACTAATCCCTTTGGAGGCATGCTATATCTTGGTTACTGGGGTGTTCCGCTGACCCTTTTCTGGGTTGTCGGGATAACAAATACTGTTAATCTTGTTGATGGTTTAGATGGCCTGGCAGCAGGTATTTCGGCTATTGCGGCCTTTATATTGTTTCTGGTAGCCCTGCAGGAGGGCCAGACTTTTGCTGCTGTACTGGCACTGACCTTAGCCAGTAGTTCACTGGGCTTTTTGCGTTTTAATTTTAATCCTGCTGATATCTTTATGGGGGATACTGGTGCTATGTTTTTAGGTTATATGCTGGCCGCTATATCAGTAAGTGGTGCCTTAAAGAGTGCTGCTACTGTAACACTGGTGGTTCCAGTTCTGGCTCTTGGTGTGCCTATTTTTGATACAATCTTTGCTATAATTAGGCGTCTTCATAATGGTAAACCAATTGGAGAGGCAGATAATGGTCATATACACCACAGATTACTGGCCTTGGGGATGAATCAACGCCAGGCGGTATTAAGTGTCTATGGGATTAGTGTATGTCTGGGTTTGATGGCTTTGATTATCAATGGGGCTAATCTGCATGATGCCTTTGTAATTCTCGGGATTGTAATAGTGGTTCTCATTTATGGTGCCTGGAAACTGGGTATTTTCTCGGTTGAGGTACCCGCTAAAGGAAACGGCCTGGAGAAAAGTAATTTTCAGGATATATAA
- a CDS encoding AtpZ/AtpI family protein — translation MKKDNNYRMVIQALALLTQLGLVVLANIAVGFFLGRLLDNVLHMDSFFSIIGIILGVLSGFYSVYRLVIKISGDENDDIS, via the coding sequence ATGAAGAAGGATAATAATTATAGGATGGTTATTCAGGCCCTGGCACTGCTTACTCAGTTAGGACTGGTTGTGCTGGCCAATATTGCAGTGGGTTTTTTTCTGGGACGTTTACTTGATAATGTATTACATATGGATTCTTTTTTTAGTATTATAGGTATTATCCTTGGAGTCTTGTCTGGTTTTTATTCTGTATACCGTCTGGTGATTAAGATTTCAGGTGATGAAAATGATGATATTTCATAA
- the atpB gene encoding F0F1 ATP synthase subunit A — protein sequence MNPGPKVVTYMFGNENLPITDTLIVGWVVVLLVIIFARYATRKLSMKPDSAQNAVELLIETIHEQIEPMLPGEGWKFLPFIATIFIYVGVSNLIGLIPIPGNVSPTGDLNTTLGLALMVFLLSNYHGMKEVGLWGYLKGFAEPVIFLLPINVIGELAKPISHSFRLFGNVVGGGIIITLIYQAVPWLIPVPLHAWFDLFVGLIQTLIFGMVAIAYISVAKS from the coding sequence ATGAATCCAGGTCCAAAGGTTGTTACATATATGTTTGGGAATGAGAATTTACCGATTACAGATACATTAATTGTCGGCTGGGTTGTTGTCTTGCTGGTTATTATTTTTGCCAGGTATGCTACCAGGAAATTGAGTATGAAGCCTGATTCGGCTCAGAATGCTGTTGAACTTTTAATTGAAACAATTCATGAACAAATAGAACCAATGCTGCCAGGAGAAGGCTGGAAATTTCTTCCGTTTATTGCCACTATTTTTATCTATGTAGGTGTCAGCAATTTAATAGGTCTTATCCCTATCCCTGGTAATGTCAGTCCAACCGGTGATTTGAATACTACTCTTGGTTTAGCACTAATGGTTTTTTTGCTTAGTAATTATCATGGAATGAAGGAAGTGGGTCTATGGGGTTATTTAAAAGGCTTTGCTGAGCCGGTGATATTTCTGCTGCCTATTAATGTTATAGGGGAGCTGGCTAAACCAATCTCACATTCTTTCAGGCTCTTTGGGAATGTTGTTGGTGGTGGAATAATTATAACCTTGATTTATCAGGCTGTACCCTGGCTGATACCTGTTCCACTTCATGCCTGGTTTGACCTCTTTGTAGGGCTAATCCAGACCTTAATTTTTGGTATGGTAGCAATAGCCTATATTTCTGTAGCTAAGTCTTAA
- the atpE gene encoding ATP synthase F0 subunit C has translation MIQFTPEVVESIVKMASYIGAGVAVIGGLGPGIGMGYAAGKATEGVRRQPEARGAIVTTMLLGQIISGSTGIYSLVIAIYLIFGGG, from the coding sequence ATGATTCAATTTACACCAGAAGTAGTAGAATCAATTGTCAAGATGGCTTCTTATATTGGTGCTGGTGTTGCTGTAATTGGAGGCCTGGGGCCGGGTATAGGAATGGGATATGCTGCTGGCAAAGCCACTGAAGGAGTAAGACGTCAGCCTGAAGCCAGGGGGGCGATAGTAACTACTATGTTACTGGGTCAGATAATTTCCGGTTCCACAGGGATCTATTCCCTGGTTATAGCCATTTATTTAATATTTGGTGGTGGTTGA
- a CDS encoding ATP synthase subunit I: MIRLIKSKIIGDMVKNYNDPVKVQKEILKKTYLISLVPIISTLVMGEFSSLLGFVFGLLISTLLLRLKFVLINRSLDMSEAKANTFIRNRYFIEYLIYFLVLFVSARNPTLDFLAAAIGLFMIKFTVIAWVVLDLFRDKLKKKIESYED; the protein is encoded by the coding sequence TTGATAAGATTAATTAAATCAAAGATAATAGGTGATATGGTGAAAAATTACAATGATCCAGTAAAAGTCCAGAAGGAAATATTAAAAAAAACATATTTAATCTCACTTGTTCCGATAATATCAACCCTGGTAATGGGTGAGTTTTCCTCTCTGCTGGGATTTGTTTTTGGTTTACTAATTAGCACCTTATTACTTAGATTAAAATTTGTACTTATTAACCGTTCTTTAGATATGTCAGAAGCAAAGGCAAATACCTTTATCAGGAATCGTTATTTTATAGAATATCTTATCTATTTTCTTGTTCTATTTGTTTCAGCCCGCAACCCGACACTGGACTTTTTAGCAGCAGCTATTGGTCTTTTTATGATAAAATTTACTGTCATAGCCTGGGTTGTACTGGATTTATTTAGAGATAAACTGAAGAAAAAGATAGAGTCTTATGAGGATTAG
- the atpE gene encoding ATP synthase F0 subunit C, translated as MVQFSPEVIDTIIKAAALLGAGFAMIAGIGPGVGQGYAAGKAVESVARDPEARGNIITTMLLGQAVAESTGIYSLVIAIVLIFTI; from the coding sequence ATGGTACAGTTTTCACCTGAGGTAATAGACACTATTATTAAGGCTGCTGCTTTGCTTGGTGCAGGATTTGCCATGATTGCAGGTATTGGTCCTGGAGTTGGTCAGGGTTATGCAGCTGGTAAGGCGGTAGAATCTGTAGCCAGAGACCCGGAAGCAAGGGGTAATATTATTACAACTATGTTACTGGGGCAGGCTGTTGCTGAGTCTACTGGTATTTATTCTCTGGTTATAGCTATTGTTTTGATTTTTACTATATAA
- the atpF gene encoding F0F1 ATP synthase subunit B, which produces MILVNVNTTMLWQVINFLVLLWLLKRYLYGPITEMLKKRAARIEGDLNAAAEERKEAEKLKEEYEAQLKTARSKSQDIVEDAETRAKKKAREIIKEAEKKAENIKKNKMAEIEQAKKEALAQLRNEVASISLLAASKLIQEKMDQEKHKQLIKSYIAKLDKNKLGELQ; this is translated from the coding sequence ATGATTTTGGTAAATGTCAACACTACTATGTTGTGGCAGGTTATAAATTTCCTGGTGCTGTTGTGGCTTTTAAAGCGTTATCTCTATGGGCCTATTACAGAGATGTTAAAAAAGAGGGCTGCAAGGATTGAAGGGGATTTAAATGCTGCAGCGGAGGAAAGAAAAGAGGCTGAGAAATTAAAAGAAGAATATGAGGCACAGTTAAAAACAGCCAGGAGTAAATCCCAGGATATAGTTGAAGATGCTGAAACAAGGGCTAAGAAGAAGGCCAGGGAGATAATTAAAGAGGCTGAGAAAAAGGCTGAAAATATTAAGAAAAATAAAATGGCAGAGATAGAGCAGGCTAAAAAAGAAGCTTTGGCTCAGCTGCGTAATGAGGTTGCCTCAATTTCACTTTTGGCAGCCAGTAAATTAATACAGGAAAAGATGGATCAGGAAAAACATAAACAGTTGATAAAAAGCTATATTGCCAAACTCGATAAAAACAAGTTGGGTGAACTACAATGA
- the atpH gene encoding ATP synthase F1 subunit delta: MINNEVALKYSKALFELGKEKDSLLLFQKELNQVWDLIENNGEFRQAFFHKRILPTDKKAIIKELFTGETSEYTLNFINLLIDNRREENIESIIDNFKTLVNREEAIVEVEVITAVELGDDLEAQLKDKLNQLLDYEVVVYPKTDPKIIGGMVLKFNDFIVDGSIKRGLTKLEEDIKSVPSSMLGV; this comes from the coding sequence ATGATAAACAATGAAGTGGCCTTAAAATATAGTAAGGCCCTATTTGAATTGGGTAAGGAAAAGGATTCACTGCTCTTATTCCAGAAGGAGTTAAACCAGGTATGGGATTTAATTGAAAACAACGGTGAATTCAGACAGGCTTTTTTTCACAAACGAATTCTTCCTACAGATAAAAAAGCCATTATCAAAGAGTTATTTACAGGGGAAACATCAGAATATACCCTGAATTTTATTAATTTATTGATAGATAATAGGAGAGAAGAAAATATTGAATCAATAATTGATAATTTTAAAACCCTGGTTAATAGAGAGGAAGCAATTGTTGAAGTAGAGGTTATAACTGCTGTTGAATTAGGTGATGATTTAGAGGCTCAGTTAAAAGATAAGCTAAATCAACTCTTGGATTATGAGGTTGTTGTTTATCCTAAAACAGATCCCAAAATTATTGGTGGAATGGTTTTAAAATTTAATGACTTTATAGTTGACGGCAGCATTAAAAGGGGTCTGACTAAATTAGAAGAAGATATAAAAAGTGTTCCGTCAAGTATGTTGGGGGTGTGA
- the atpA gene encoding F0F1 ATP synthase subunit alpha, protein MNLRPEEISSIIKKQIEKYEEDLETIEVGTVLDVGDGIAHVHGLEDAMAGELLEFPNEVYGMVLNLEEDNVGCVLLGDEKLVEEGNTVKRTGRVVEVPVGEELLGRVVNSLGQPLDGQGPINTGRARAIESSAPGIVERQPVDTPLQTGLKAVDTLVPIGRGQRELIIGDRQTGKTAIAIDTILNQKDEDVICIYVAIGQKASTVAEITRQLTEFGAMDYTIIVSATASQPAPLQYIAPYAGCAIGEYFMYEENRDVLVVYDDLSKHAVAYRTLSLLLRRPPGREAYPGDVFYLHSRLLERAARLNDDIGGGSLTALPIIETQAGDVSAYIPTNVISITDGQIYLESELFFAGVRPAINVGISVSRVGGAAQIKAMNDVAGTLRLDLSQYRELEAFAQFGSDLDQATQHRLNRGERIVEVLKQPQYSPMEVVDQVLIIYTVINGHLDDIPVDNIERFEKEFINYVQANYDELPEAIKKEGQLLEENQKKLVEVINEFKESFNIREESIIVDSNEEANTKELGEAEEGEE, encoded by the coding sequence ATGAATCTTAGGCCAGAAGAAATCAGTTCGATAATCAAAAAACAGATAGAGAAATATGAAGAAGACCTGGAAACCATTGAGGTCGGTACAGTGTTAGATGTTGGTGATGGTATTGCCCATGTGCATGGTTTGGAAGATGCTATGGCTGGTGAATTGTTGGAGTTTCCCAATGAAGTATATGGTATGGTCTTAAACCTGGAGGAAGATAATGTTGGCTGTGTTCTGCTGGGTGATGAAAAATTAGTTGAAGAGGGTAATACAGTTAAAAGGACTGGTCGGGTTGTAGAGGTGCCTGTTGGTGAAGAATTATTAGGTAGGGTCGTTAATTCACTTGGACAGCCCCTTGACGGTCAAGGGCCAATAAATACTGGTAGAGCCAGGGCTATAGAATCCTCGGCACCAGGTATTGTTGAGCGCCAACCTGTTGATACCCCATTACAGACAGGGTTAAAGGCAGTCGATACTCTGGTTCCAATTGGCAGAGGGCAGAGGGAATTAATTATTGGTGATAGGCAGACAGGTAAAACAGCTATAGCTATTGATACTATCTTAAATCAAAAAGATGAAGATGTAATCTGTATCTATGTTGCGATTGGTCAAAAGGCCTCAACAGTTGCTGAAATTACCAGACAGTTAACTGAATTTGGGGCTATGGATTATACCATTATTGTCTCAGCTACGGCCAGCCAGCCTGCGCCATTACAATACATAGCTCCATATGCTGGTTGTGCTATAGGTGAATATTTTATGTATGAAGAAAATAGAGATGTCCTGGTTGTTTATGATGACCTATCAAAACACGCGGTGGCTTATCGTACACTCTCCTTATTATTAAGGAGGCCGCCAGGACGTGAAGCTTACCCAGGTGATGTTTTCTACCTGCATTCCAGGTTACTGGAAAGGGCAGCCAGGTTAAATGATGATATTGGAGGAGGTTCACTGACAGCCCTGCCTATTATTGAGACCCAGGCAGGTGATGTTTCAGCATACATTCCTACCAATGTAATTTCTATTACAGATGGACAGATCTATCTGGAAAGTGAGTTATTTTTTGCCGGAGTAAGGCCAGCTATTAATGTGGGAATATCTGTCTCCAGGGTTGGTGGTGCTGCCCAGATAAAGGCGATGAATGATGTTGCTGGTACACTCAGGCTCGATCTTTCACAATACAGGGAACTGGAGGCCTTTGCCCAGTTTGGTTCTGATCTTGACCAGGCAACACAACACCGTTTAAATCGTGGGGAAAGGATTGTTGAGGTCTTAAAACAGCCTCAGTACTCCCCGATGGAAGTAGTAGATCAGGTCTTAATAATCTATACGGTTATTAATGGTCACCTGGATGATATCCCAGTTGATAATATTGAACGTTTTGAGAAAGAGTTTATAAACTATGTTCAGGCTAATTATGATGAATTACCTGAGGCTATCAAAAAAGAGGGTCAGCTGTTAGAAGAGAATCAGAAAAAACTAGTTGAAGTAATTAACGAGTTTAAAGAAAGTTTTAATATCAGGGAAGAAAGTATTATTGTTGATAGTAATGAGGAAGCGAATACAAAGGAGTTAGGAGAAGCAGAAGAGGGTGAAGAATAA
- the atpG gene encoding ATP synthase F1 subunit gamma, with the protein MQSMRDIKRRINSVKNTQKITKAMKMVAAAKLRRAQEKAEKARPFFGKTREIITDLVLYTSDATEHPLIAKRNGNRHLYIVINSDRGLCGSYNARVVDKARESFEGEEEVSLIVIGRNARDFFRKRDYNILSEYINIDDYPDYWFSKKISDEIISLFKEDIVDRISLVYTHFNSAISQLVKVIPLLPLTGLMELDEADHAGQQPDYIYEPSPDEVFDVLLPKYINNILYSALLEAKASEFGARMTAMDSATDNAGELIDNLTLLYNRARQAAITTELTEIVSGAEALK; encoded by the coding sequence ATGCAGTCGATGCGTGACATTAAGCGACGTATTAATAGTGTAAAGAACACCCAGAAAATAACCAAGGCAATGAAAATGGTAGCTGCTGCCAAGCTAAGAAGGGCCCAGGAGAAAGCGGAAAAGGCTCGGCCCTTTTTCGGTAAAACCAGGGAGATTATTACTGACCTTGTCCTTTATACCAGTGATGCGACAGAACACCCTTTAATAGCTAAACGGAATGGAAATAGGCATCTCTATATAGTTATTAATTCAGATAGGGGTTTGTGTGGTTCCTATAATGCCAGGGTAGTTGACAAGGCCCGGGAGTCTTTCGAGGGTGAAGAAGAGGTTTCTTTAATTGTTATTGGGCGTAATGCCCGGGACTTCTTTCGGAAAAGGGATTATAATATTCTTTCTGAGTATATCAATATTGATGATTACCCTGATTACTGGTTTTCTAAAAAAATTTCAGATGAAATCATATCCTTATTTAAAGAGGATATAGTAGATAGGATTTCCCTGGTATATACACACTTCAATTCAGCTATCAGCCAGCTAGTTAAGGTTATTCCCTTATTACCTTTAACAGGATTAATGGAACTGGATGAAGCTGATCATGCTGGTCAGCAACCAGATTATATTTATGAACCATCACCTGATGAAGTATTTGATGTTTTATTACCAAAATATATAAATAATATTCTCTATTCAGCTCTGCTGGAGGCCAAAGCCAGTGAATTTGGCGCCAGAATGACGGCCATGGATTCAGCCACAGATAATGCTGGAGAGTTAATTGATAATTTGACTCTACTATATAACAGGGCCCGTCAGGCAGCAATAACCACAGAACTTACTGAAATTGTAAGTGGAGCTGAAGCTCTTAAGTAG
- the atpD gene encoding F0F1 ATP synthase subunit beta encodes MSEEQNTGKVIQVIGPVVDIEFASGDLPKIYNAVRVIGEKERGQGGPNKDTDNKIDLVVEVMHQLGDNRVRCVAMSSTDGLVRGMQAVDTGESISVPVGEEVLGRIFNVLGETIDQEGELKTKERLSIHRQAPAYEELETASEIFETGIKVIDLLAPYARGGKVGLFGGAGVGKTVLIQELINNIATEHGGYSVFSGVGERTREGNDLWLEMQESGVMDKVAMVFGQMNEPPGARMRVGLSGLTMAEYFRDELGQDVLLFIDNIFRFIQAGSEVSALLGRMPSAVGYQPTLATDVGALQERITSTKKGSITSVQAVYVPADDLTDPAPATTFAHLDATTVLSRSQVEKGIYPAVDPLDSTSRILDPRIIGEEHYNVARRVQEILQQYKDLQDIIAILGMDELSDEDKLVVNRARRIERFLSQPFNVAEQFTGKPGVYVSIEETIQGFKEILNGKHDSLPEEAFYMVGTIDEAVEKAERIKEGE; translated from the coding sequence GTGAGTGAAGAACAAAATACAGGTAAGGTCATACAGGTAATCGGTCCTGTAGTTGATATTGAGTTTGCTTCAGGAGATCTTCCCAAGATATATAATGCCGTTAGGGTTATAGGTGAAAAAGAACGGGGGCAGGGTGGACCTAATAAAGACACAGATAATAAAATAGACCTGGTTGTTGAGGTTATGCATCAATTAGGTGATAACAGGGTGCGCTGTGTAGCTATGTCTTCTACCGATGGTCTTGTACGGGGGATGCAGGCTGTAGATACAGGTGAATCTATCTCTGTTCCAGTAGGGGAAGAGGTATTAGGTAGGATTTTTAATGTCTTAGGTGAAACAATTGATCAAGAGGGAGAGCTTAAAACTAAGGAAAGACTCTCTATTCACCGCCAGGCCCCGGCTTATGAAGAATTGGAAACAGCTAGTGAGATATTTGAAACCGGAATCAAGGTTATTGATCTACTGGCACCTTATGCCCGTGGTGGTAAGGTTGGGCTTTTCGGTGGTGCTGGAGTTGGTAAGACTGTCTTAATACAGGAATTAATTAATAATATTGCTACTGAACATGGGGGTTATTCTGTCTTTTCAGGTGTAGGGGAGAGAACTAGGGAAGGGAATGACCTCTGGTTGGAGATGCAGGAATCTGGTGTTATGGATAAAGTAGCTATGGTCTTTGGACAGATGAATGAACCCCCAGGAGCCAGAATGAGGGTTGGCTTAAGCGGTCTGACTATGGCTGAATATTTCAGGGATGAACTGGGACAGGATGTACTCTTGTTTATTGATAACATCTTCCGCTTTATTCAGGCTGGTTCAGAGGTTTCAGCTTTATTAGGAAGGATGCCGTCTGCTGTTGGTTACCAACCAACCCTGGCAACAGATGTAGGGGCTTTGCAGGAAAGAATCACCTCTACCAAAAAGGGTTCTATCACCTCAGTTCAGGCTGTTTATGTACCTGCTGATGACCTGACAGACCCGGCACCGGCAACAACCTTTGCCCACCTGGATGCTACCACAGTACTCTCCAGGTCGCAAGTTGAAAAAGGTATTTACCCTGCTGTAGATCCACTGGATTCTACTTCTAGGATCCTTGACCCCAGGATTATTGGAGAGGAACACTATAATGTGGCCCGCCGGGTACAGGAAATATTGCAGCAGTATAAGGACCTACAGGATATTATAGCTATACTGGGTATGGATGAACTTTCAGATGAAGATAAACTGGTTGTAAACAGGGCCCGCCGGATAGAGAGGTTCCTGTCACAGCCCTTTAATGTAGCTGAACAGTTTACCGGTAAACCCGGGGTATATGTATCTATTGAAGAGACTATCCAGGGTTTTAAAGAAATCCTTAATGGTAAACATGATAGTTTACCTGAAGAGGCTTTCTACATGGTTGGTACAATAGACGAAGCAGTTGAGAAAGCTGAGAGAATCAAGGAAGGTGAATAG
- a CDS encoding F0F1 ATP synthase subunit epsilon, with product MPSTIKLEIVTPENVVYSEDINVLEAPAMDGLIGILPRHAPLVTGLKTGVLQIKQAEENVRIPISDGFMEVKPEQINVVVRTAELPHEIDLERARRAKERAEKRLESDNSKQIDFARAQSALERALARIKAVDHHDL from the coding sequence ATGCCTTCGACTATAAAACTTGAGATAGTAACCCCGGAAAATGTAGTCTATAGTGAAGACATTAATGTGCTGGAGGCTCCAGCTATGGATGGATTAATTGGTATCTTACCCCGGCATGCCCCACTGGTAACAGGTTTAAAAACAGGGGTTCTGCAGATAAAGCAGGCAGAAGAGAATGTCAGGATACCGATTAGTGATGGGTTTATGGAAGTAAAACCAGAGCAGATCAATGTGGTAGTCAGGACTGCAGAACTGCCCCATGAGATAGATCTTGAGCGGGCCAGACGTGCTAAGGAACGGGCTGAAAAGCGCCTGGAGAGTGATAATAGTAAACAGATAGATTTTGCCAGAGCCCAGTCAGCTTTAGAGAGGGCCTTAGCACGGATCAAAGCGGTCGATCATCATGATTTATAA
- a CDS encoding YueI family protein — MQREKSSLEEKVMEGIYGKKEIKKEERNLFLGEYLERVIRYLTYEQVIEKGTYPEILEALRHPEAKKLIIDRDVKLSAANDYIKLASKNGLLFKRIDSPDFKGDVALVVVSDHAVDIKKREVLTRAESLQARGISDKIIENVGAKLCHDCYRQLEEKAPAELINYSKLSLVDRLLGTECICKDH, encoded by the coding sequence ATGCAGAGAGAAAAAAGTAGCTTAGAAGAAAAGGTTATGGAAGGTATTTATGGTAAAAAGGAGATAAAAAAGGAAGAACGCAATCTTTTTTTAGGGGAGTATCTTGAACGTGTGATTCGTTATTTGACCTATGAACAGGTTATAGAAAAAGGGACATACCCAGAAATACTTGAGGCCCTTAGACACCCTGAGGCTAAAAAGCTAATTATTGATCGAGATGTTAAGCTGTCAGCAGCTAATGACTATATTAAATTAGCCTCTAAAAATGGACTGCTTTTTAAACGGATAGACTCACCGGATTTCAAAGGTGATGTAGCCCTGGTAGTGGTTAGTGACCATGCTGTAGATATAAAAAAACGGGAAGTTTTAACAAGGGCAGAGAGCTTGCAAGCTAGAGGTATATCTGATAAAATTATTGAGAATGTTGGCGCTAAATTATGTCATGATTGCTACCGTCAATTAGAAGAAAAGGCGCCTGCCGAATTGATTAATTACAGCAAATTAAGTCTAGTAGACCGTTTATTAGGAACAGAATGTATCTGTAAAGATCATTGA